One stretch of Lucilia cuprina isolate Lc7/37 chromosome 6, ASM2204524v1, whole genome shotgun sequence DNA includes these proteins:
- the LOC111678470 gene encoding cell wall protein DAN4-like, protein MATTSGSSSYQTLQTQSSSTTVTSVATTETPLTNNPHISPTLRTMTIPTQIFPPSLIQNQPISTTNNETLNTNITNFTNQKNACFKNTNNTSETSLVETTISPFSNLHRSFDSNKTLMASTTSTSITNQRSSATASLLFVRPANHSNTLHVGKLPFLPVQYI, encoded by the exons ATGGCCACTACATCTGGAAGCTCATCTTACCAGACATTACAAACACAATCATCATCCACAACAGTAACATCTGTTGCAACAACAGAAACACCACTAACAAATAATCCGCATATTAGCCCCACTTTACGTACAATGACAATACCAACACAAATCTTCCCACCGTCTCTTATCCAAAATCAACCAATATCTACTACAAACAATGAAACTCTGAACACTAacataacaaattttacaaatcaaAAAAATGCATGCttcaaaaataccaacaacactTCAGAGACGTCGTTAGTTGAAACGACAATATCTCCCTTCAGTAATCTCCATCGTTCTTTCGATAGCAATAAAACATTAATGGCATCAACTACTTCGACATCGATTACCAATCAACGTTCATCCGCAACTGCTAGTTTACTTTTTGTAAG ACCCGCAAATCATTCTAATACTCTTCATGTCGGTAAGTTACCATTTCTTCCAGTACAATACATTTGA
- the LOC111678453 gene encoding uncharacterized protein LOC111678453 has translation MSNNNNSCVETPAAPDWLSKLEDRREKLKRAKLGHEAGAGAPCNECGLKCPGLDLHFWRKVCRNCKCRKDQHMCPDDEVTGWAQFEILGQIRSKPAFIKIKTLANQPVKVEWVPPNIAPDLAADYMEKLGSANVPVAGSEAAAKRKQQLEFQVPPHDLDAGFCDNLTESEADQLQQYVQKIRDNCVGQGSVVRVGNYANAMLGTINTSNKVEGKYAEVMHALQETPIVDETLSTILSNEKLAKAIIENLPCDYPKIFVVFSEAICDAPFSAKIESKLTPAIKQKLRGLNEAAVQSLILNGPIYDKIFGVLKKKNFDISRDPRLGPLSDLRKEYLCNPFAKKELENAFGTQMPFNQSSFNSPLKTPSKFSHDLSFISPLPLKTAANLRSGSQMLQDTPIRKVQFGNSSTIVYDCNLPPNVDYERDPIFAKIIRSEPLIKAVQISKSTKNPQSILMSTSIPMSSRGIAEMNLSDPVKEKLKQLGIESTDMLQSAVLNAPFYERLFSDLQEKNINYDQCKLLKPFELLGQELRINRPLYEEVREYVTSLPNSLDVAYAPLNMGLQQALSVSKSSDSGFDSKPSTPIQSTIPQGYTDEVNALSGKLMSIPGIQEMNMYPTVEVSKGMKGLSLTEQHPQKQNKQFNVESTPMLKCRDCSKTINFGEVAVKAERAGKEIAWHPECFKCYTCRELLADLVYFFHGGQVFCGRDLALKLKIPRCKACDELIFTKEYTAAEGATFHIKHFCCYHCDLPLAGQQYIPDEKSNMPLCLKCYDEYFAIACQRCSQPIGPSDQGVAWGDIHWHDSCFICAGKGCGKSLIGGRFCVKQNMPFCSPACVHSIIK, from the exons AtgagcaataataataattcgtGCGTCGAAACTCCAGCTGCACCGGATTGGTTGTCAAAGCTGGAAGACAGGAGAGAGAAGTTGAAAAGGGCTAAACTTGGCCATGAAGCCGGAGCTGGTGCCCCTTGCAACGAGTGTGGCCTTAAGTGCCCCGGCTTAGATTTGCATTTTTGGCGTAAGGTTTGCCGTAATTGCAAGTGCCGAAAGGATCAGCATATGTGTCCGGATGACGAAGTAACTGGCTGGGCTCAATTTGAGATACTTGGGCAAATTCGTTCAAAGCCTGCTT TcatcaaaattaaaactttggCTAACCAACCAGTTAAAGTCGAATGGGTACCACCTAATATAGCACCGGATCTTGCTGCTGATTACATGGAGAAGTTAGGTAGTGCAAATGTACCGGTTGCCGGCAGTGAAGCTGCCGCTAAGCGTAAACAACAGCTGGAGTTTCAGGTTCCTCCTCATGACTTGGATGCAGGTTTTTGCGATAATCTTACTGAATCCGAAGCAGATCAATTGCAACAATACGTTCAAAAGATTCGAGACAATTGCGTGGGTCAAGGCAGTGTAGTTCGGGTTGGAAACTATGCGAATGCTATGTTAGGTACTATAAACACATCGAATAAAGTTGAAGGCAAATATGCCGAGGTAATGCATGCTTTGCAAGAAACTCCTATTGTTGATGAGACTCTTTCAACGATATTATCCAATGAAAAACTTGCGAAAGCcataatagaaaatttgccCTGTGATTATCCTAAAATTTTTGTGGTATTCTCTGAAGCAATATGTGACGCACCATTTAGTGCAAAAATTGAATCGAAATTGACACCTGCAATTAAGCAAAAACTTAGAGGACTAAATGAAGCTGCTGTTCAAAGTCTAATACTTAATGGTCCGatatatgacaaaatatttGGAGTTTTAAAA aaaaaaaattttgacatttcgCGGGATCCTCGTTTGGGACCACTTTCGGATCTTCGTAAGGAATATTTATGTAAcccatttgcaaaaaaagaattaGAAAATGCATTTGGTACACAAATGCCCTTTAACCAATCATCTTTCAATTCTCCTTTAAAAACACCATCGAAATTTAGCCACGATTTATCATTTATTTCTCCTTTGCCCTTGAAAACGGCAGCAAATCTAAGATCAGGATCACAAATGTTGCAAGATACCCCCATTCGAAAGGTTCAGTTTGGAAATTCATCGACTATTGTATACGATTGCAATTTGCCACCGAATGTGGATTATGAACGGGAtccaatttttgcaaaaattattcgATCGGAACCATTAATAAAGGCTGTACAAATTTCGAAGAGTACGAAAAATCCGCAATCGATTTTAATGTCTACATCAATACCCATGTCGTCCCGCGGCATTGCTGAAATGAATTTAAGCGATCCAGTTAAGGAGAAACTTAAACAACTTGGCATTGAATCAACTGATATGTTGCAAAGTGCAGTTTTAAATGCGCCCTTTTATGAGAGACTTTTTTCAGATCTACAAGAAAAGAATATTAATTATGACCAATGTAAGTTATTGAAACCATTTGAACTATTGGGACAGGAATTGCGCATCAATCGTCCTTTATATGAGGAGGTGCGTGAATATGTTACCTCACTGCCCAACAGTTTAGATGTAGCCTATGCTCCGTTAAATATGGGTTTGCAACAGGCATTAAGTGTTTCGAAAAGCTCTGATTCCGGATTTGACTCAAAACCATCGACACCTATTCAAAGTACAATTCCTCAGGGATATACTGATGAAGTAAATGCATTAAGTGGTAAACTTATGTCCATACCAGGAATTCAAGAGATGAATATGTACCCAACAGTTGAGGTGTCCAAAGGAATGAAAGGTTTGTCGCTTACCGAACAACATCCTCAGaagcaaaataaacaatttaacgtAGAATCAACACCTATGTTGAAATGTCGTGATTGTTCTAAAACGATTAACTTTGGCGAAGTTGCTGTCAAAGCAGAACGAGCAGGAAAAGAGATTGCCTGGCATCCGGagtgttttaaatgttatacttGTCGTGAACTTCTTGCAGATTTGGTTTATTTCTTTCACGGAGGTCAAGTATTTTGTGGTCGTGATCTGGCCCTAAAGTTAAAAATTCCTCGTTGTAAGGCGTGTGACGAACTAATATTTACTAAAGAATACACTGCCGCTGAAGGTGCAACATTCCACATAAAGCACTTTTGTTGTTATCACTGCGATTTGCCGCTGGCCGGTCAACAATATATTCCGGATGAAAAATCGAATATGCCACTGTGTCTTAAGTGTTATGATGAATACTTTGCCATTGCTTGTCAGCGCTGCTCCCAACCAATTGGACCATCTGATCAAGGTGTCGCATGGGGGGACATTCATTGGCATGATTCGTGTTTTATATGTGCTGGAAAGGGTTGTGGTAAATCACTTATTGGTGGACGCTTTTGTGTGAAACAAAATATGCCATTCTGCAGCCCAGCTTGTGTTCACAGTATCATTAAATAA
- the LOC111678468 gene encoding uncharacterized protein LOC111678468, protein MKTLLLSSDDIQNFRKLIYDPKVANLGTSSTEDASLMALQYYLKHPGNYTSSAPSTAAITTSQVQVQRSSSQQQQSSFPTTVTTNHSVATPQQQPSVVVTTSSNSNGVNAQAHTHAHHHLLAQSQTQLKQLQLKQPTIHQHHQHAASFHHPYYQQHTSSTPAHTTTHATHGHSSHSTAHSHSYSHSVPVHALNQNSNFSAASSSTGGGTASSHAPTQQSNTTGSSLSPPGTTASARTTPASGSSSSGASTNSTGGSNGRASAVSGAKKLKTEPVLSQFHQTERLSFANAQVTWTEDHWRRVVFQDERKFNLDGPDGFSYYFHDLRNYERTLSQRPRGNSVYIYLVITAGGPIHLEVSTAKLKTETCVETILRERANIVAKLGGNAEFFLQDHNWTTNALPSVQEWLNAEGIKTQKWPTVAHDLNIMEGIWGWLIREVFDGGRKFSRKDDLIFRIREAWSRLPMELISNLYTTLPERMTQLYCTRGAYTNC, encoded by the coding sequence ATGAaaacattacttttaagttCGGACGATATTCAAAACTTTAGGAAACTTATTTACGATCCAAAAGTGGCGAATTTGGGCACCTCCAGCACGGAGGACGCCAGTTTGATGGCGTTACAGTACTATCTGAAGCATCCTGGAAATTACACTAGTTCGGCTCCATCgacagcagcaataacaacatcaCAGGTTCAAGTGCAGCGATCCTCTTCTCAGCAACAACAGTCTTCTTTTCCGACGACCGTCACTACAAACCACAGTGTTGCCACTCCACAACAACAACCCAGTGTTGTCGTTACAActagcagcaacagcaacggTGTTAATGCCCAAGCTCATACTCACGCCCACCATCATTTACTAGCTCAATCACAGACACAACTGAAACAATTGCAGTTGAAACAGCCAACAATACATCAGCATCATCAACATGCTGCCAGCTTCCATCATCCATACTATCAACAGCATACATCGTCAACTCCCGCACATACGACAACTCATGCCACCCACGGCCACAGTTCACATAGCACTGCCCACAGCCATAGCTACAGCCACTCGGTGCCAGTGCACGCACTCAATCAGAACTCAAACTTTTCAGCAGCCAGCAGTAGCACTGGAGGAGGGACAGCATCTAGTCACGCTCCCACTCAACAGTCAAATACAACAGGTTCCAGTCTATCTCCACCTGGAACGACAGCCAGCGCTCGAACTACACCCGCCAGTGGGTCCAGCAGCTCAGGTGCATCGACTAACAGTACTGGCGGAAGCAATGGTCGAGCAAGCGCTGTCAGCGGAGCAAAGAAACTGAAAACAGAACCTGTTTTGTCACAATTCCACCAAACAGAACGCCTGTCATTTGCCAATGCCCAGGTGACTTGGACTGAAGATCACTGGAGACGTGTTGTCTTCCAGGACGAAAGGAAATTCAACTTGGATGGTCCTGAtggattttcttattattttcacGATTTGCGCAACTATGAACGAACGCTGTCCCAAAGGCCCCGCGGCAACTCTGTGTACATATATCTAGTTATAACGGCTGGTGGCCCTATTCATTTAGAAGTTTCGACTGCAAAACTGAAAACAGAAACTTGTGTTGAGACCATTCTAAGGGAACGAGCTAATATAGTAGCTAAATTAGGAGGTAATGCAGAATTTTTCCTACAAGATCACAATTGGACCACAAATGCACTGCCCTCTGTGCAGGAGTGGCTTAATGCTGAGGGTATTAAAACCCAAAAGTGGCCAACGGTAGCGCACGATCTAAATATAATGGAGGGCATATGGGGCTGGCTTATACGAGAAGTATTCGATGGAGGCCGAAAATTTTCGCGTAAAGACGATTTGATATTTCGTATACGCGAAGCGTGGTCTCGACTGCCAATGGAATTGATAAGTAATTTGTATACAACGCTGCCAGAACGAATGACACAACTTTATTGTACCCGCGGTGCTTACACAAACTGTTGA